A genomic stretch from Nitrobacter winogradskyi Nb-255 includes:
- a CDS encoding chorismate mutase codes for MTKPSPAPRSLQELRKEIDAIDEQVHNLLMRRGDIIDRLISVKQTQEVGSAFRPAREADMMRRLAQRHRGILPLDTVESIWRVIIATFTYVQAPFSLHADLSLGESAMRDSARFHFGFTIPFVPHFNAQAAVEAVANAKGDLGLVSATSSRTPWWLALEADGAPRIIARLPFIERADHPAALPVFVISRVADDARVTEVETWSVRVSGWNANTARTLSPLAEIVAVPDTAFDGAALLVSITGDTTLDTIKSALIEAGASVRSTALVGSHATRYTMPSSGGADRP; via the coding sequence ATGACGAAGCCTTCCCCCGCGCCGCGATCCCTGCAGGAACTGCGCAAGGAGATCGACGCCATCGACGAGCAGGTTCACAACCTGCTGATGCGGCGCGGCGACATCATCGACCGCCTGATATCGGTGAAGCAGACCCAGGAGGTCGGCTCAGCGTTCCGGCCGGCGCGCGAGGCCGACATGATGCGGCGGCTGGCGCAGCGTCATCGCGGCATCCTGCCGCTCGACACCGTCGAAAGCATCTGGCGCGTTATCATCGCGACCTTCACCTACGTCCAGGCGCCGTTCTCGCTGCATGCCGATCTGTCGCTCGGCGAATCCGCGATGCGGGATTCCGCGCGTTTTCATTTCGGCTTCACCATACCCTTCGTGCCGCATTTCAATGCGCAGGCCGCCGTGGAAGCGGTGGCGAATGCGAAAGGCGACCTCGGACTCGTCTCGGCGACATCGAGCCGGACGCCATGGTGGCTTGCTCTGGAAGCCGACGGCGCGCCGAGGATCATCGCCCGCCTGCCCTTCATCGAGCGCGCCGATCATCCGGCCGCGCTGCCGGTGTTCGTGATCTCACGAGTTGCCGACGATGCGCGGGTCACGGAAGTGGAGACCTGGAGCGTGCGCGTTTCCGGCTGGAACGCCAATACGGCCCGCACCCTGTCGCCGCTCGCCGAGATTGTCGCCGTGCCCGATACCGCCTTCGACGGCGCGGCGCTATTGGTATCCATTACGGGCGACACCACCCTCGACACGATCAAATCCGCGCTGATCGAGGCCGGCGCGTCGGTGCGCTCGACGGCTCTCGTCGGCAGCCACGCAACGCGCTATACGATGCCCTCGTCCGGCGGGGCCGATCGTCCGTAA
- the clpB gene encoding ATP-dependent chaperone ClpB — MNIEKYTERVRGFIQSAQSLAMREGHQQFTPLHILKVLLDDSEGLAGSLIDRAGGNSRAILKATEAALDKMPKVSGAGAGQIYLAPATARAFDAAEQAAGKAGDSFVTVERLLQSLSLDADSDAFKLLKDGGVTPQNLNAAINALRKGRTADSATAENAYDALKKYARDLTQAAREGKLDPVIGRDEEIRRTIQVLSRRTKNNPVLIGEPGVGKTAIAEGLALRIVNGDVPESLKDKKLLALDLGSMIAGAKYRGEFEERLKAVLQEVTSADGGIVLFIDEMHTLIGAGKADGAMDASNLLKPALARGELHCVGATTLDEYRKHVEKDAALARRFQPIFVSEPTVEDTVSILRGLKDKYEQHHGVRIADSALVAAATLSHRYITDRFLPDKAIDLVDEAAARLKMQVDSKPEELDSLDREIVRLKIEQEALKKESDAGSRTRLENLEKELADLEKRSADLTSRWNAEKNKLSDAARLKSELDQARIELANAQRRGEYQIAGELAYGRIPELEKRLQSIEAGESNTMMNETVTADSIAQVVSRWTGVPVDKMLEGEKEKLLRMEESLAARVVGQGEAVRAVSTAVRRARAGLQDPNRPMGSFMFLGPTGVGKTELTKALAAYLFDDETAMVRIDMSEYMEKHSVARLIGAPPGYVGYDEGGALTEAVRRRPYQVVLFDEIEKAHPDVFNVLLQVLDDGRLTDGQGRTVDFRNTLIIMTSNLGSEFLVNQPEGEDTGAVREQVMEMVRGHFRPEFLNRVDEIILFHRLQKSEMGRIVEIQFSRLQKLLEDRKIVLDLDSAARDRLAEKGWDPAYGARPLKRVIQRSVQDPLAEMILAGAVRDGDRVVISARDGVLTFNGEAPPAADIEPFSRPVPRRKLH, encoded by the coding sequence ATGAACATTGAAAAATATACCGAGCGGGTGCGCGGGTTCATCCAGTCGGCGCAATCGCTGGCGATGCGTGAAGGCCATCAGCAGTTTACACCGCTCCATATTCTGAAGGTGCTGCTTGATGACAGCGAAGGTCTGGCGGGAAGCCTGATCGACCGCGCCGGCGGCAATTCGCGCGCGATCCTGAAGGCGACGGAAGCCGCTCTCGACAAGATGCCGAAGGTGTCAGGCGCCGGGGCGGGCCAGATTTATCTCGCGCCGGCGACGGCGCGCGCGTTCGATGCCGCGGAGCAGGCGGCCGGGAAGGCCGGCGACAGCTTCGTTACCGTCGAACGGCTGTTGCAGTCCCTGTCGCTCGACGCGGATAGCGACGCGTTCAAATTGCTGAAGGACGGCGGGGTCACGCCGCAGAACCTCAACGCGGCGATCAACGCGCTGCGCAAAGGGCGGACCGCGGATAGCGCCACGGCGGAAAACGCCTATGACGCGTTGAAGAAATACGCCCGCGATCTGACCCAGGCGGCGCGCGAGGGCAAGCTCGATCCGGTGATCGGCCGCGACGAGGAGATCCGCCGCACCATCCAGGTGCTGTCGCGGCGCACCAAGAACAATCCGGTGCTGATCGGCGAGCCCGGCGTCGGCAAGACCGCGATCGCGGAGGGACTGGCGCTGCGTATCGTCAACGGCGATGTGCCGGAGAGCCTCAAGGACAAGAAGCTGCTCGCGCTCGACCTCGGGTCGATGATCGCGGGCGCGAAGTACCGCGGCGAGTTCGAGGAGCGGCTCAAGGCGGTGCTGCAGGAGGTGACCTCCGCCGATGGCGGCATCGTCCTGTTCATCGATGAGATGCACACGCTGATCGGCGCCGGCAAGGCTGATGGCGCCATGGACGCCTCCAACCTGCTGAAGCCTGCGCTGGCGCGCGGCGAACTGCATTGCGTCGGAGCGACCACGCTCGACGAGTATCGCAAGCATGTCGAGAAGGATGCGGCGCTGGCCAGGCGCTTTCAGCCGATCTTCGTGTCCGAGCCGACGGTCGAGGATACGGTCTCGATCCTGCGCGGTCTCAAGGACAAGTACGAGCAACATCACGGCGTCCGCATCGCCGATAGCGCGCTGGTCGCGGCCGCCACGCTCTCTCACCGTTATATCACCGATCGTTTCCTGCCTGACAAGGCGATCGATCTGGTGGATGAGGCGGCGGCGCGGCTCAAGATGCAGGTCGACTCCAAGCCGGAAGAACTCGATTCGCTCGACCGCGAGATCGTGCGGCTGAAGATCGAGCAGGAGGCGCTGAAGAAGGAGAGCGACGCCGGCTCCAGAACGCGTCTTGAGAACCTCGAGAAGGAACTGGCCGATCTGGAGAAGCGGTCGGCGGACCTGACCTCGCGCTGGAACGCCGAGAAGAACAAGCTGTCTGATGCCGCGAGGCTCAAGAGCGAACTCGATCAGGCGCGGATCGAACTCGCCAACGCGCAACGGCGCGGCGAATATCAGATAGCCGGCGAACTGGCCTATGGGCGGATTCCCGAACTCGAAAAGCGTCTGCAGAGTATCGAGGCCGGCGAAAGCAATACGATGATGAATGAAACCGTGACGGCGGACAGCATCGCTCAGGTGGTGTCACGCTGGACCGGCGTTCCCGTCGACAAGATGCTCGAGGGCGAGAAGGAGAAGCTGCTGCGCATGGAGGAAAGCTTGGCGGCGCGCGTCGTGGGGCAGGGTGAAGCCGTGCGGGCGGTGTCAACGGCGGTGCGGCGTGCCCGCGCCGGTTTGCAGGACCCCAACCGTCCGATGGGTTCGTTCATGTTCCTGGGACCGACCGGCGTCGGCAAAACCGAACTGACCAAGGCGCTCGCCGCCTATCTGTTCGACGATGAGACGGCGATGGTCCGCATCGACATGTCGGAATACATGGAGAAGCACTCGGTGGCGCGGCTGATCGGCGCGCCTCCCGGCTATGTCGGTTACGACGAGGGCGGCGCGCTGACCGAGGCGGTGCGGCGTCGTCCCTATCAGGTCGTGCTGTTCGACGAGATCGAGAAGGCGCATCCGGACGTGTTCAACGTGCTGTTGCAGGTGCTCGACGACGGCCGCCTGACCGACGGACAGGGCCGCACCGTGGATTTCCGCAACACGCTGATCATCATGACATCGAACCTCGGTTCGGAATTCCTGGTCAATCAACCCGAAGGGGAAGACACCGGCGCGGTGCGCGAGCAGGTGATGGAGATGGTGCGCGGGCATTTCCGTCCCGAATTCCTCAACCGCGTCGACGAGATCATCCTGTTTCATCGGTTGCAGAAGAGCGAGATGGGCCGGATCGTGGAAATTCAGTTCTCGAGGCTGCAAAAGCTGCTGGAGGATCGCAAGATCGTGCTCGATCTCGACTCCGCGGCGCGCGACCGGCTGGCCGAGAAAGGCTGGGATCCCGCCTACGGCGCGCGGCCGCTCAAGCGCGTGATCCAGCGCAGCGTGCAGGATCCGCTGGCTGAAATGATCCTGGCGGGCGCCGTCCGCGACGGCGACCGGGTCGTGATTTCAGCCAGGGACGGCGTACTCACATTCAATGGCGAGGCGCCGCCGGCGGCTGATATCGAGCCATTCTCGCGGCCGGTGCCCAGGCGCAAGCTGCACTGA
- a CDS encoding MOSC domain-containing protein, which translates to MSGSSKATVAALYRYPVKGLSAEPLRHTTLTPGGTVPGDRSYAIENGPTGFDPAAPRYFPKSRFLMLMRDERLATLESRYDDASRVLTILTGGEEAARADLGTVEGRAAIERFFATTFAQELKGPPRVLVGNGHSFSDVARKVVSIINLDSVAAIEQMVGQPVHPLRFRANLYVRGWPAWSELDRLGHTLAIGDIRLKVVKRIVRCTATNVDPETGARDLDIPNALARTLGHRDCGIYAEVVTGGTVRIEDGIETFRE; encoded by the coding sequence ATGTCCGGATCTTCCAAGGCAACCGTTGCGGCGCTTTACCGCTATCCCGTCAAAGGCCTGTCCGCCGAGCCTCTGCGACACACGACCCTGACCCCCGGCGGGACCGTTCCCGGTGACCGTTCCTATGCGATCGAGAACGGTCCGACCGGATTCGATCCTGCCGCGCCCCGGTATTTTCCAAAGTCCAGGTTTCTGATGCTGATGCGCGACGAGCGGCTCGCCACGCTCGAAAGCCGCTATGACGACGCCAGCCGGGTCCTGACAATCCTGACCGGCGGCGAGGAGGCGGCGCGCGCCGACCTCGGTACAGTGGAGGGCCGCGCCGCGATTGAACGGTTCTTCGCTACGACCTTCGCGCAAGAGCTAAAGGGACCGCCTCGGGTTCTCGTCGGCAACGGACACAGCTTTTCGGACGTCGCCAGAAAAGTAGTCTCGATCATCAACCTCGACAGCGTCGCCGCGATCGAACAAATGGTGGGTCAGCCGGTTCACCCGCTACGCTTCCGCGCCAACCTGTACGTCCGTGGCTGGCCGGCCTGGAGCGAACTCGACCGGCTCGGCCACACGCTCGCGATCGGAGACATCAGGCTCAAGGTAGTCAAGCGGATCGTCCGATGCACGGCCACCAACGTCGACCCGGAAACCGGCGCGCGCGATCTCGATATTCCGAACGCGCTGGCGCGAACGCTGGGACATCGCGACTGCGGAATCTATGCGGAAGTCGTTACCGGCGGCACGGTCAGGATCGAGGACGGAATCGAAACGTTTCGGGAATAG
- the metW gene encoding methionine biosynthesis protein MetW, whose translation MSAEQPSLPLDEVASRPVDRYRSDHLLLAEMIEPGSKVLDVGCGDGDLLQLLETRGISGRGIELSREGVNRCVAKGLAVVQGDADTDLVNYPDDAFDYVILSQTLQATRQPKMVLENLLRIGRRAVVSFPNFGYWKMRVQLLVGGHMPRTDNLPATWYDTPNIHFCTIKDFVQLCDEINVKMERAVALNLYGRPLRFNAPWWFWNMFGEQGVFLLSRAEKIARTPGQDE comes from the coding sequence ATGAGCGCGGAGCAGCCGTCCCTGCCGTTGGATGAGGTCGCTTCGCGGCCGGTCGACCGCTATCGCAGCGATCACCTCCTGTTGGCGGAGATGATCGAGCCCGGCTCAAAGGTCCTGGACGTCGGATGCGGCGACGGCGATCTCTTGCAACTGCTCGAGACGCGAGGCATCAGCGGCCGCGGCATCGAACTGTCGCGCGAGGGCGTCAATCGTTGTGTCGCCAAGGGTCTTGCCGTGGTGCAGGGCGACGCCGATACCGATCTCGTCAACTATCCCGACGACGCCTTCGATTACGTCATCCTGTCACAGACCCTGCAGGCCACGCGGCAGCCGAAAATGGTGCTGGAAAATCTGCTGCGGATCGGCCGCCGCGCCGTCGTGTCGTTTCCGAATTTCGGCTACTGGAAGATGCGTGTTCAGCTTCTGGTCGGCGGTCACATGCCGCGCACGGACAATCTGCCGGCGACATGGTACGACACGCCGAATATCCATTTTTGCACCATCAAGGATTTCGTCCAACTCTGCGACGAGATCAATGTGAAGATGGAACGTGCGGTCGCGCTTAATCTTTACGGCCGGCCGCTGCGGTTCAACGCGCCCTGGTGGTTCTGGAATATGTTCGGAGAACAGGGCGTGTTTCTGCTCAGCCGCGCGGAGAAGATCGCCAGAACTCCGGGACAGGACGAGTAG
- the metX gene encoding homoserine O-acetyltransferase MetX, with amino-acid sequence MVKVQSISGPAHPEHRAQEADHPTSQVATFDTDQPLPLDCGVDLAPFQIAYQTYGKLNPAKSNAILICHALTGDQHVANPHPVTGKPGWWVTLVGPGKPLDTSRYFIICSNVIGGCMGSTGPASTNPETGRVWGLDFPVITIPDMVRAQAMLIDRLGIDTLFSVVGGSMGGMQVLQWCVAYPKRVFSALPIACSTRHSAQNIAFHELGRQAVMADPDWREGRYVEQGTHPRRGLGVARMAAHITYLSDAALHRKFGRRMQDRELPTFSFDADFQVESYLRHQGSSFVERFDANSYLYLTRAMDYFDIAADHDGVLAAAFRGTRTRFCVVSFTSDWLFPTAESRATVHALNAGGARVSFAEIETDRGHDAFLLDVPEFFDIAHAFLESAGKTRGLADAER; translated from the coding sequence ATGGTGAAAGTGCAATCGATATCGGGCCCGGCTCACCCCGAGCATCGTGCCCAGGAAGCAGACCATCCTACCTCGCAGGTCGCGACGTTCGATACCGATCAACCGCTCCCGCTCGATTGCGGCGTCGATCTCGCGCCGTTCCAGATCGCCTACCAGACCTATGGCAAGCTCAATCCCGCGAAATCCAACGCCATCCTGATCTGCCATGCCCTCACCGGGGATCAGCATGTGGCCAACCCTCACCCGGTGACCGGAAAACCCGGCTGGTGGGTGACGCTGGTGGGGCCCGGCAAGCCGCTCGACACCAGCAGGTACTTCATTATCTGCTCCAACGTGATCGGTGGCTGCATGGGCTCGACCGGCCCCGCCTCGACCAATCCCGAGACCGGCAGGGTGTGGGGTCTGGACTTTCCCGTCATCACCATTCCCGACATGGTGCGCGCGCAGGCCATGCTGATCGACCGCCTGGGAATCGACACGCTGTTTTCGGTGGTCGGCGGCTCGATGGGCGGCATGCAGGTGCTGCAGTGGTGCGTGGCCTATCCAAAGCGGGTGTTTTCAGCGCTGCCGATCGCCTGCAGCACGCGCCACTCCGCGCAGAACATCGCGTTTCATGAACTGGGGCGGCAAGCGGTGATGGCCGATCCCGATTGGCGCGAGGGCCGTTATGTCGAGCAGGGCACCCATCCCCGCCGGGGTCTTGGCGTGGCGCGGATGGCCGCGCACATTACTTACCTGTCGGACGCGGCGCTGCATCGCAAGTTCGGGCGGCGGATGCAGGACCGCGAGCTGCCGACGTTCTCGTTCGATGCGGATTTCCAGGTGGAGAGCTATCTGCGCCACCAGGGATCGTCATTCGTCGAGCGCTTCGACGCCAACAGCTATCTCTATCTGACGCGGGCGATGGACTATTTCGATATCGCTGCCGATCATGACGGCGTGCTGGCCGCCGCGTTTCGCGGGACCCGCACCCGGTTCTGCGTGGTTTCGTTCACGAGCGACTGGTTGTTTCCGACCGCCGAATCGCGGGCGACCGTGCATGCGCTCAATGCCGGCGGCGCGCGGGTCTCCTTCGCCGAGATCGAGACCGATCGCGGCCATGACGCCTTCCTGCTTGACGTTCCCGAGTTCTTCGATATCGCGCATGCGTTTCTGGAATCGGCTGGAAAAACCCGTGGCCTGGCCGATGCGGAACGATGA
- the hisC gene encoding histidinol-phosphate transaminase, with protein MSRPVPNPGILDIAPYTPGKSPAPEAGRKVFKLSANETPFGPSPKAMDAYRDAVAHLEDYPEGTSRVLRAAIGRAYGLDPDRIICGAGSDEILNLLAHTFLSHGDEAISTTHAFLVYPIATMANGATNIVAPETGYTADIDAILERVTPKTKMVWLANPNNPTGTYLPFDEIRRLRAGLPPHVLLVLDGAYSDYVSRNDYEFGIELVATTENTVLTHTFSKIHGLAALRIGWMFGPAHIVDAMNRIRGPFNVSTPAMLAAAAAIEDTAHVQMTRMHTEKWRSWLTDELTNLGLKVTPSVTNFILIHFPDARGRTASEADAFLTRRGLVLRALDNYCLPNALRMTIGTEEANRLVADGLRDFMART; from the coding sequence ATGTCCCGACCGGTGCCGAATCCCGGCATTCTCGATATTGCACCCTACACGCCCGGCAAGAGTCCGGCGCCGGAGGCGGGCCGCAAAGTGTTCAAGCTGTCGGCCAATGAAACGCCGTTCGGCCCCTCGCCGAAGGCGATGGACGCTTACCGCGATGCAGTTGCTCACCTTGAAGACTATCCTGAAGGCACCTCACGCGTTCTGCGCGCAGCCATCGGACGCGCCTACGGCCTCGATCCGGACCGCATCATCTGCGGCGCGGGCTCGGACGAGATCCTCAACCTGCTGGCGCACACCTTTCTCAGTCACGGCGACGAAGCGATTTCGACCACGCACGCTTTTCTGGTGTACCCGATCGCGACCATGGCGAACGGGGCGACAAACATCGTCGCGCCGGAGACCGGCTACACCGCCGACATCGACGCAATTCTCGAGCGGGTCACGCCGAAGACCAAGATGGTCTGGCTCGCCAATCCAAACAACCCGACCGGCACCTATCTGCCGTTCGACGAAATCAGGCGACTGCGAGCGGGGCTGCCGCCGCACGTATTGCTGGTGCTCGACGGCGCCTATTCGGATTATGTGTCGCGCAACGATTACGAGTTCGGCATCGAACTGGTGGCGACGACGGAAAACACCGTGCTCACGCACACTTTCTCCAAGATCCACGGCCTCGCGGCGCTGCGGATCGGCTGGATGTTCGGCCCGGCGCATATCGTCGATGCGATGAACCGGATTCGCGGTCCCTTCAACGTCTCGACGCCGGCCATGCTTGCGGCCGCGGCCGCGATCGAGGACACCGCGCACGTCCAGATGACCCGCATGCATACGGAAAAGTGGCGCAGCTGGCTGACGGACGAATTGACAAATCTCGGCCTCAAGGTCACGCCCAGCGTGACCAACTTCATCCTGATCCACTTCCCGGACGCCAGGGGCAGGACGGCGTCCGAAGCTGACGCGTTCCTGACCCGGCGCGGCCTCGTGCTTCGTGCGCTCGACAATTACTGCCTGCCGAATGCGCTGCGCATGACCATCGGCACCGAGGAAGCCAACCGCCTGGTCGCGGACGGCTTGCGCGACTTCATGGCGCGGACATGA
- a CDS encoding assimilatory sulfite reductase (NADPH) flavoprotein subunit — protein MTKLEFPGSALTTDQWTQVNQLATSLSHEQAIWISGYFAGLSHRARAGAAATEIVELAPPSQVGADGAAATRLLTVLFASETGNSKTLAKALVEKAAAQGIQARLADMAEYKTRGLKDEQDLLVITSTHGEGDAPQTAVGFFEFLESRKAPKLPQLRYAVLALGDSTYEKYCEAGKRVDRRLEELGAQRLADRVDCDVDYEDAADAWIASVVTKLAPAAQAPASAPGASAATMRSGAPSPATFDKKNPFQAAVIDNIVLTGRGSTKETRHIELSLADSGLTYQPGDALGVVPRNDPALVEAILEKLSLSADAPVTVKQGTISLGEALSGTFEITALTPRFLDLWSELTGSDELQALRAPDQKEARAAFQHNYHILDVIGRFPAPGIDAARLVAGLRPLQPRLYSIASSLAAAPDEAHLTVSTVRYTLHDLPRTGVASGYLAARTEADATVPVYIQSNDHFHLPDDDVPILMIGAGTGVAPYRAFMQEREASGASGRSWLFFGERNFRSDFLYQVEWQELLKNGVLSRLDLAFSRDAAPKTYVQDRLRRQGRDVYAWLEEGAYVYVCGDSAHMAPDVHAALTEIVAEHGGLDREEAGAYLSALQRDRRYRLDVY, from the coding sequence ATGACAAAATTGGAATTTCCAGGTTCAGCACTCACGACGGATCAGTGGACGCAGGTCAACCAGCTCGCGACGTCTCTCAGTCATGAACAGGCGATCTGGATCAGCGGCTATTTCGCGGGTCTCAGCCATCGGGCCCGGGCTGGCGCTGCGGCCACGGAAATCGTGGAGCTTGCACCGCCTTCGCAGGTCGGCGCCGACGGCGCTGCTGCGACGCGGCTCCTGACGGTCCTGTTCGCAAGCGAGACCGGAAACAGCAAGACCCTCGCTAAAGCGCTGGTCGAAAAGGCCGCGGCCCAGGGAATCCAGGCGCGTCTCGCCGATATGGCTGAGTACAAGACGCGCGGCCTCAAGGACGAGCAGGATCTGCTCGTCATCACCAGCACTCACGGCGAGGGCGATGCCCCGCAGACCGCCGTCGGTTTCTTTGAATTTCTGGAGAGCCGCAAGGCTCCCAAGCTGCCGCAACTGCGTTACGCGGTGCTGGCGCTGGGCGATTCGACCTACGAGAAATACTGCGAGGCGGGCAAGCGGGTCGACCGGCGGCTCGAAGAACTGGGGGCGCAACGGCTCGCCGATCGTGTCGACTGCGATGTCGATTACGAGGATGCCGCCGATGCGTGGATCGCATCGGTCGTCACCAAGCTTGCGCCGGCCGCGCAGGCGCCTGCCTCCGCTCCGGGTGCATCGGCGGCGACGATGCGGAGCGGTGCGCCGTCGCCTGCGACATTCGATAAAAAGAATCCGTTTCAGGCCGCGGTCATCGACAATATCGTGCTGACGGGACGCGGATCGACCAAGGAAACGCGCCATATCGAGTTGTCGCTGGCGGATTCGGGTTTGACCTATCAGCCCGGCGATGCGCTCGGCGTGGTGCCGCGTAACGATCCGGCGCTGGTGGAAGCCATACTTGAGAAACTGTCGCTGTCCGCCGACGCTCCTGTCACGGTGAAGCAGGGTACGATAAGCCTTGGTGAGGCGCTGAGCGGCACATTCGAGATCACGGCGCTCACGCCGCGCTTTCTGGATCTTTGGTCCGAACTCACGGGCTCCGATGAACTGCAGGCGTTGCGCGCGCCCGATCAGAAGGAGGCGCGCGCGGCCTTCCAGCACAACTATCACATTCTGGATGTCATCGGCCGTTTTCCGGCCCCCGGCATCGATGCCGCGCGGCTCGTCGCGGGTCTCAGGCCGTTGCAGCCGCGGCTTTATTCGATCGCTTCGAGCCTTGCCGCCGCCCCGGACGAGGCGCATCTTACGGTCAGCACGGTGCGCTATACGCTGCACGACCTGCCGCGCACCGGCGTCGCATCCGGCTATCTTGCCGCGCGTACCGAGGCGGACGCCACGGTTCCGGTCTACATCCAGTCCAACGATCACTTCCATCTGCCGGATGACGATGTGCCGATCCTGATGATCGGCGCGGGCACCGGCGTCGCGCCGTATCGTGCTTTCATGCAGGAGCGTGAAGCCAGCGGCGCATCCGGCCGGTCATGGCTGTTTTTCGGCGAACGCAATTTCCGCAGCGACTTCCTCTATCAGGTCGAGTGGCAGGAACTGCTCAAGAATGGCGTGCTGAGCCGGCTCGATCTGGCGTTCTCGCGGGATGCCGCGCCCAAGACCTATGTGCAGGATCGCCTGCGCCGCCAGGGCCGTGATGTTTACGCATGGCTCGAGGAAGGCGCGTATGTCTACGTCTGCGGCGACAGCGCCCACATGGCGCCTGACGTTCACGCGGCGTTGACCGAGATCGTCGCCGAACATGGCGGCCTCGATCGCGAGGAGGCGGGCGCCTATCTCTCGGCGCTGCAGCGTGATCGCCGTTATCGGCTCGACGTTTATTGA
- a CDS encoding TIGR02594 family protein — translation MFQLVALRWMPRILALAVCFVAVVAFAMPASARPYHRAGHHAHVHHYKHHHHIRRHYGYRHHRYRHARRSHARGWRNASAALTPKSGFSGGGLVSNIVAEARRYIGGNPTGRRRLWCARFMNMVLKRAGHQGTGSDMARSFAHYGRRVSGPQVGAIAVMTRRGGGGHVGVVSGVDRRGNPIVVSGNHGRRVAESVYPRSRVYAYVVPH, via the coding sequence ATGTTCCAGTTAGTTGCGTTGCGCTGGATGCCGCGTATTTTGGCACTGGCGGTTTGTTTCGTGGCTGTCGTTGCATTTGCGATGCCGGCCTCGGCAAGACCTTATCATCGCGCGGGGCATCACGCGCACGTTCATCATTATAAGCACCATCATCATATTCGCCGGCATTATGGGTATCGTCATCACCGATACCGCCACGCGCGGCGCTCTCACGCGCGCGGGTGGAGGAACGCCAGCGCCGCGCTTACGCCGAAGAGCGGATTTTCGGGCGGCGGTCTGGTCTCGAATATCGTTGCCGAAGCTCGCCGTTACATCGGGGGCAACCCGACCGGCCGTCGCCGGTTGTGGTGCGCGCGATTCATGAACATGGTTCTGAAGCGCGCCGGGCATCAGGGGACGGGCTCCGACATGGCGCGTTCGTTCGCGCATTACGGCCGCAGGGTTTCCGGCCCGCAGGTCGGCGCCATCGCCGTCATGACAAGACGCGGCGGCGGCGGTCATGTCGGCGTCGTCAGCGGCGTCGATCGGCGCGGCAACCCCATTGTCGTATCCGGCAATCATGGTCGCCGGGTCGCGGAGTCGGTTTATCCGCGCAGCCGCGTCTACGCCTATGTAGTGCCGCACTGA